In the Vanessa cardui chromosome 10, ilVanCard2.1, whole genome shotgun sequence genome, one interval contains:
- the LOC124533154 gene encoding uncharacterized protein LOC124533154 encodes MENMLINFDVYCILKTVSLKLREWVDKSNSGAACRLSLTRFRDVTRAYVSVCEAVKGLSETRGGIIFILFSANSLFTTMSFFNLIDYSYYTSGAKYHALAVFVQVFWCVVHLSTAVIFIEPWHQISAEVKAMRILLIKLKLNMTPVGMSIPLELDLMFKQLLLNQPTMSPLGLVTIQRSLLTKTISFITTYFVIMVQCMQKRWEKSTQLAKK; translated from the exons ATGGAGAATATGCTTATAAATTTTGATGTATATTGCATACTGAAGACGGTGAGTCTGAAGCTAAGGGAATGGGTAGACAAGTCAAATTCTG ggGCGGCGTGCCGTTTGTCACTGACACGTTTCCGGGACGTAACGAGGGCTTATGTGTCTGTTTGCGAAGCAGTGAAGGGACTGAGCGAGACCCGAGGGggaatcatatttattttattttcagcgaACTCTCTGTTTACGACGATGTCTTTCTTCAATTTAATTGACTACTCATATTATACTT CAGGAGCAAAGTATCACGCTTTGGCTGTATTTGTTCAGGTGTTCTGGTGTGTTGTGCATTTGTCTACGGCtgttatattcattgaaccgtgGCATCAAATAAGTGCGGag GTCAAAGCGATGCGAATACTTTTgattaagttgaaattgaaTATGACGCCAGTTGGAATGTCGATCCCGTTAGAACTGGACCTGATGTTCAAACAGCTTCTTCTCAACCAGCCGACGATGTCTCCGCTGGGCCTGGTCACCATTCAGAGATCACTTCTCACAAAG ACGATAAGCTTTATAACTACCTACTTTGTTATAATGGTACAGTGTATGCAAAAGAGATGGGAGAAGTCAACTCAACtcgcaaaaaaataa
- the LOC124533077 gene encoding uncharacterized protein LOC124533077, giving the protein MQDEACEVQGALAVVLRLSRALGLAPLRFAHDRGGYIVTVSRRVAIYGYILSVCTHICGAVWMYQSIVKFYMVYSSFPVGNFITVSAIMFVTGVGSYGSVDRIKNIAKHLNLLYKVIL; this is encoded by the exons ATGCAGGACGAAGCGTGTGAAGTTCAGGGTGCGTTGGCAGTCGTGTTGCGCCTGTCGCGAGCCCTGGGGCTTGCTCCGCTACGCTTCGCTCACGACCGTGGAGGCTACATAGTCACTGTATCCCGACGAGTCGCTATATACGGTTACATCCTATCGGTCTGCACCC ATATTTGTGGAGCAGTATGGATGTACCAAAGTATTGTTAAGTTTTACATGGTGTATTCATCGTTTCCTGTTGGAAACTTTATCACTGTGTCAGCAATAATGTTCGTAACCGGAGTGGGATCTTATGGGAGCGTCGACCGCATCAAAAATATAGCGAAGCATTTAAATTTActctataaagtaatattataa